In Bos taurus isolate L1 Dominette 01449 registration number 42190680 breed Hereford chromosome 11, ARS-UCD2.0, whole genome shotgun sequence, one DNA window encodes the following:
- the TEX261 gene encoding protein TEX261 isoform X1 has protein sequence MWFMYVLSWLSLFIQVAFITLAVAAGLYYLAELIEEYTVATSRIIKYMIWFSTAVLIGLYVFERFPTYMIGVGLFTNLVYFGLLQTFPFIMLTSPNFILSCGLVVVNHYLAFQFFAEEYYPFSEVLAYFTFCLWIIPFAFFVSLSAGENVLPSTMQPGDDVVSNYFTKGKRGKRLGILVVFSFIKEAILPSRQKIY, from the exons ATGTGGTTCATGTACGTGCTGAGCTGGCTGTCGCTCTTCATCCAGGTGGCCTTCATCACACTGGCCGTCG CCGCCGGACTTTATTACCTGGCCGAATTGATAGAAGAATACACAGTTGCAACCAGCAGGATCATAAAATACATGATCTGG TTCTCCACAGCTGTGCTGATTGGCCTCTACGTTTTTGAGCGCTTCCCCACCTACATGATTGGCGTTGGCCTCTTCACCAACCTTGTCTACTTTGGCCTCCTCCAGACCTTCCCCTTCATCATGCTGACCTCGCCTAACTTCATCCTGTCGTGCG GGCTAGTGGTGGTGAATCATTACCTAGCATTTCAGTTTTTTGCAGAGGAATATTATCCTTTCTCAGAG GTCCTGGCCTATTTCACTTTCTGTCTGTGGATAATCCCGTTTGCGTTCTTCGTGTCGCTCTCGGCTGGGGAGAACGTCCTGCCCTCCACCATGCAGCCAGGAG ATGACGTGGTCTCCAATTACTTCACCAAAGGCAAGCGGGGCAAACGCTTAGGGATCCTGGTTGTCTTCTCATTCATCAAAGAGGCCATCCTACCCAGTCGGCAGAAGATATACTGA
- the TEX261 gene encoding protein TEX261, producing MVGVTLANVLPVCLALLPPPAAGLYYLAELIEEYTVATSRIIKYMIWFSTAVLIGLYVFERFPTYMIGVGLFTNLVYFGLLQTFPFIMLTSPNFILSCGLVVVNHYLAFQFFAEEYYPFSEVLAYFTFCLWIIPFAFFVSLSAGENVLPSTMQPGDDVVSNYFTKGKRGKRLGILVVFSFIKEAILPSRQKIY from the exons ATGGTGGGAGTGACCCTGGCTAATGTTCTCCCTGTTTGCCTTGCTCTCCTCCCCCCTCCAGCCGCCGGACTTTATTACCTGGCCGAATTGATAGAAGAATACACAGTTGCAACCAGCAGGATCATAAAATACATGATCTGG TTCTCCACAGCTGTGCTGATTGGCCTCTACGTTTTTGAGCGCTTCCCCACCTACATGATTGGCGTTGGCCTCTTCACCAACCTTGTCTACTTTGGCCTCCTCCAGACCTTCCCCTTCATCATGCTGACCTCGCCTAACTTCATCCTGTCGTGCG GGCTAGTGGTGGTGAATCATTACCTAGCATTTCAGTTTTTTGCAGAGGAATATTATCCTTTCTCAGAG GTCCTGGCCTATTTCACTTTCTGTCTGTGGATAATCCCGTTTGCGTTCTTCGTGTCGCTCTCGGCTGGGGAGAACGTCCTGCCCTCCACCATGCAGCCAGGAG ATGACGTGGTCTCCAATTACTTCACCAAAGGCAAGCGGGGCAAACGCTTAGGGATCCTGGTTGTCTTCTCATTCATCAAAGAGGCCATCCTACCCAGTCGGCAGAAGATATACTGA